A stretch of Pseudoprevotella muciniphila DNA encodes these proteins:
- a CDS encoding lipopolysaccharide biosynthesis protein yields MADTLKDKTAKGLLWGGLNTFLQQLLNLVFGIFLARKLSQDDYGMVGMLAVFTGIAASLQDGGFVSALNKRKNITFDDYNSVFWFNVTVAFVCYWILFFCAPLIADFYGEPELVWLSRYCFLGFFITSLNIAPRAYLFRNLKAKENSTLGLVALIVSGIVGIVMAANGFAYWGLATQSNVFVLVITIMSYYYSGFRPKLTFSFQPIREMFGFGSKLVVTSICNVVNNNLFSVILGKFYTSADVGNFTQANKWNNLGHSTITNMLYGVAQPVFTKVDDERGRQKRVFRKLLRFTALLAFPAMFGLSLTANELIVITITEKWLTSASILSLLCIWGAFIPINSLLSNLIISRGRSGTYMWCTIGLIVVSLATVLVMAYLKSGMWNMLVAFVIVNILWMFVWHYFAKREIGISLFEMLRDMAPYALLSMAVCAGAFFAFSGISNVYLAFVLKFFSVAIVYCTILWLSGSVIFKECVAYFFRKKR; encoded by the coding sequence ATGGCAGATACGTTAAAGGATAAGACGGCGAAAGGGTTGCTCTGGGGCGGTTTGAACACTTTCCTTCAGCAACTGCTGAACCTTGTGTTCGGCATCTTTTTGGCGCGCAAACTCTCACAGGACGACTATGGCATGGTGGGTATGCTTGCCGTCTTTACAGGCATAGCGGCCAGCCTGCAGGACGGTGGGTTTGTCTCAGCACTCAACAAACGGAAAAACATCACCTTCGATGACTATAACTCTGTGTTCTGGTTCAATGTTACGGTGGCATTCGTGTGTTATTGGATACTGTTCTTCTGTGCACCGCTGATAGCCGATTTCTATGGTGAGCCGGAACTCGTTTGGCTCTCGCGCTATTGTTTCCTCGGATTTTTTATCACGAGCCTTAATATAGCACCGCGTGCCTACCTCTTTCGCAACCTCAAGGCAAAGGAGAATTCCACACTTGGCTTAGTGGCGCTTATCGTGTCGGGCATTGTGGGCATTGTCATGGCAGCGAATGGGTTTGCCTACTGGGGACTTGCCACTCAGAGCAATGTCTTCGTTCTTGTTATCACTATAATGAGTTACTATTACAGTGGGTTCCGACCGAAACTCACGTTCTCATTCCAACCCATAAGGGAGATGTTCGGCTTTGGGTCGAAACTCGTCGTTACGAGTATATGCAATGTAGTAAACAATAATCTTTTCTCCGTTATCCTCGGTAAGTTCTATACAAGTGCTGACGTGGGCAATTTCACACAGGCTAACAAATGGAACAACCTTGGCCACAGCACGATTACTAACATGCTGTACGGGGTGGCACAGCCTGTATTCACCAAGGTGGACGACGAACGCGGGCGGCAGAAGCGAGTGTTCCGCAAACTGCTACGTTTCACGGCACTGCTGGCGTTTCCCGCCATGTTCGGTCTTTCCCTGACAGCAAACGAACTTATAGTCATTACCATTACAGAAAAATGGCTCACCAGCGCTTCCATTCTCAGCCTGCTCTGCATCTGGGGCGCGTTTATACCCATCAATAGCCTGCTCAGTAATCTTATCATCAGTCGCGGGCGGTCAGGCACCTATATGTGGTGCACGATAGGACTGATAGTCGTCTCGTTGGCTACGGTCCTCGTCATGGCATACCTGAAGTCGGGCATGTGGAATATGCTGGTAGCATTCGTCATCGTCAACATACTCTGGATGTTTGTATGGCATTATTTCGCCAAACGGGAGATAGGGATTTCACTCTTTGAAATGTTGCGCGACATGGCGCCATACGCACTGCTGAGCATGGCAGTCTGTGCAGGAGCATTCTTTGCATTCAGCGGAATAAGCAATGTCTATCTGGCTTTCGTACTGAAATTCTTCTCCGTAGCCATCGTCTATTGCACTATACTATGGTTGAGTGGAAGCGTAATATTCAAAGAATGTGTGGCGTATTTTTTTAGAAAAAAACGCTAA
- a CDS encoding DUF2851 family protein — protein MELLLHYVWQHQLLPPGTLCATDGRAVEVIDAGLHNLNSGPDFFNAKIKIDGMLWVGNVEIHKLASDWHRHSHDDDDAYNNVILHVCERVDADIRTPDGRLLPQLEISVPQYVSDNYRELLLADTYPPCYRIIPKLADLMIHSWLNALTIERLQQKTERIERYLSLANGDWEYAFFIALARGMGFGVNSDAFERWAFSVPLNQVGHHRDDAMQVEAFFFGQAGLLDDHAVKPEQKDDYFCRLQQEYHFLKHKFHLTPIDSSSWRFLRMRPQNFPTIRMAQLVNLFVSRRLTFRKIVETKDVRHLRKLFDTGVTDYWETHYTFGRMGEKKTKTLQKKSIDLLLVNVVAPVLFAYGRETMDDAICERAFSLLESLPAENDNITRHWQHAGLEVDSAADSQALIQLRTLYCDRKDCIHCRIGRIYLKECSIK, from the coding sequence ATGGAACTACTTCTGCATTACGTATGGCAACATCAGTTGCTGCCTCCGGGCACTCTCTGCGCGACAGACGGCCGTGCGGTAGAGGTGATTGATGCGGGGCTTCACAACCTGAACTCAGGTCCCGACTTCTTCAACGCCAAGATAAAGATAGACGGTATGCTCTGGGTGGGCAATGTGGAAATCCACAAATTGGCAAGCGACTGGCACAGACATTCTCATGACGACGACGATGCTTACAACAACGTCATCCTCCATGTATGCGAGCGGGTAGATGCAGACATCCGCACACCCGACGGCAGGCTGCTGCCGCAGTTGGAAATCAGTGTGCCACAATACGTCTCCGACAACTACAGGGAACTACTTTTGGCCGACACTTATCCTCCCTGCTACCGTATCATTCCCAAACTGGCAGACCTGATGATTCACAGTTGGCTGAACGCCCTGACCATCGAGCGCCTGCAGCAGAAGACAGAGCGCATCGAGCGCTATCTCTCCCTGGCTAACGGCGATTGGGAATATGCCTTCTTCATCGCTCTGGCGCGAGGCATGGGTTTCGGTGTGAACAGTGATGCTTTTGAGCGTTGGGCTTTCAGTGTGCCTCTGAATCAGGTGGGGCACCACAGGGACGATGCGATGCAAGTGGAAGCCTTCTTCTTCGGTCAGGCCGGACTGCTCGATGACCATGCAGTAAAGCCCGAACAGAAAGACGACTATTTCTGCCGACTTCAACAAGAATACCACTTCCTGAAGCACAAATTCCACCTCACGCCTATCGACTCCTCTTCCTGGCGTTTCCTGCGCATGCGTCCCCAAAACTTCCCCACCATCCGCATGGCACAACTGGTGAACCTCTTCGTCTCCCGTCGACTTACGTTCCGCAAGATTGTAGAGACAAAGGATGTGAGGCATTTGCGCAAATTGTTCGACACGGGTGTTACAGACTATTGGGAGACGCACTACACCTTCGGTCGCATGGGAGAAAAGAAGACAAAGACCTTGCAGAAGAAGAGCATCGACCTGCTTCTGGTGAACGTTGTGGCTCCTGTGCTATTCGCCTACGGTCGCGAAACGATGGACGACGCCATCTGCGAACGCGCCTTCTCCCTTCTGGAAAGTCTGCCTGCTGAGAACGACAACATCACGCGCCACTGGCAGCATGCCGGTCTGGAAGTGGACAGTGCCGCCGACAGCCAGGCACTCATCCAGTTACGCACCCTCTACTGCGACCGAAAAGACTGCATCCACTGCCGCATCGGACGCATCTATCTGAAGGAGTGCTCTATAAAATAG
- a CDS encoding acyl-CoA thioesterase has translation MEYVFSLNMKVRDYECDLQGIVNNANYQHYTEHTRHEFLRSEGVSFAELHDRGIDAVVARLQMSFKTPLRSGDEFVSRLAVRKEGIKIVFVQDIFRLPDEKVVLRSTVETVCLVNGRLQDSEELNNIFSKYWQ, from the coding sequence ATGGAATACGTTTTCTCACTAAACATGAAAGTTCGCGACTACGAATGCGACTTGCAAGGCATCGTGAACAATGCCAACTACCAACACTACACGGAGCATACGCGCCACGAATTCCTTCGCTCGGAAGGCGTCAGTTTTGCAGAACTTCATGACCGTGGCATCGATGCCGTCGTTGCACGCCTTCAGATGTCGTTTAAGACCCCTTTGCGTTCGGGCGATGAATTTGTTTCTCGCCTTGCAGTACGCAAGGAAGGCATCAAAATAGTATTTGTGCAGGACATTTTCCGCCTGCCCGATGAGAAAGTGGTGCTACGCTCCACAGTGGAAACCGTCTGTCTGGTCAACGGACGGCTGCAGGACAGCGAAGAACTGAACAATATATTTTCCAAATATTGGCAATAA
- the dprA gene encoding DNA-processing protein DprA, which translates to MPLYTLALSHLPGISLANALLIYRTYGSAEPLLRDKQLPEGMTPRALQSLKLALSHTDEALDWAKREMDWCQEKNIRILTLNDADYPFLLSQCDDAPLSLFYRGTTNLNSPHIISMVGTRHITEKGKDICRQFCIDLKKLVPDAVVVSGLAYGVDIHTHRACLEQGIETVGVLAHGLDSIYPSVHRSTASEMVRCGGLLTEYPRHTQPKKENFVRRNRIVAGLSFATIVVESAHRGGGLITARLAQDYNRSVFAYPGRVSDQYSEGCNRIIKENVAGLVTCAEDVVNALGWEHHSAPVQRELFPDLSEEELLICHSLMEFDRKPINQIVVETGLPIQKVTSLLFELELKGVVKPLAGGFYRIIK; encoded by the coding sequence ATGCCTCTATACACTCTCGCCTTGTCCCACCTGCCAGGCATCAGCCTTGCTAACGCTCTGTTGATCTACCGCACATACGGTTCGGCAGAGCCACTGCTCAGGGACAAGCAGTTACCCGAAGGCATGACACCGCGAGCGCTCCAAAGCCTGAAGTTAGCCCTTTCACATACCGATGAAGCCCTCGACTGGGCTAAGCGCGAGATGGACTGGTGTCAGGAGAAGAATATCCGCATCCTCACACTCAACGATGCAGACTATCCCTTCCTGCTCAGCCAATGCGACGATGCTCCATTGTCGTTGTTCTATCGCGGCACCACCAACCTGAACTCTCCCCACATTATTTCGATGGTCGGCACGCGTCACATCACTGAAAAAGGCAAGGACATCTGCCGCCAGTTTTGCATCGACTTGAAAAAACTTGTTCCCGATGCCGTGGTTGTTTCAGGTCTTGCTTACGGTGTGGACATCCATACCCATCGTGCCTGTCTGGAGCAGGGAATTGAGACAGTGGGTGTACTGGCACATGGTCTCGACAGCATCTATCCTTCCGTCCATCGCAGCACAGCATCGGAGATGGTCCGGTGTGGCGGTCTGCTCACGGAGTATCCGCGCCACACGCAGCCTAAGAAGGAAAACTTCGTCCGACGGAACCGTATCGTGGCTGGGCTGTCGTTTGCCACCATCGTTGTGGAGAGTGCCCATCGGGGAGGTGGTCTCATCACGGCGCGTCTTGCGCAGGATTACAACCGCAGTGTGTTTGCCTACCCAGGGCGAGTTTCCGACCAGTATTCCGAAGGATGCAACCGTATCATCAAGGAGAATGTGGCAGGTCTTGTTACCTGTGCCGAGGATGTGGTCAACGCCCTTGGCTGGGAACACCATTCTGCACCCGTTCAGCGCGAACTCTTTCCGGACCTGTCGGAAGAAGAATTGCTCATTTGCCATTCACTCATGGAGTTCGACCGCAAACCCATCAACCAGATAGTGGTGGAAACGGGTCTTCCCATACAGAAAGTGACAAGCCTGCTTTTTGAGTTGGAACTCAAGGGTGTGGTGAAGCCCCTTGCAGGCGGTTTTTACAGGATTATCAAATAA
- a CDS encoding SDR family NAD(P)-dependent oxidoreductase → MKNYFDLTGHVAIVTGCSGGLGVQMARALANQGCNIVPIARRMEKLEEVAAEIRKDFGVEVLPLRCDVTDTAMVNDVVAKALEHFGRIDIVVNNAGTGAVAPAEDITDEQFDNEMQIDLFGTFKVARAAAKQAMIPAGYGRIINIASMYGLVGNKIAPCTPYHAAKGGVVNLSRGLAAEWGKYGITVNTICPGYFWTPLTKDTLETDWFSEYAKGAIPVERYGKEGELDSTVIFLSSPASGYVNGVALAVDGGYTCV, encoded by the coding sequence ATGAAGAATTATTTTGATTTGACAGGCCATGTTGCCATCGTTACAGGCTGTTCCGGTGGTCTCGGCGTACAGATGGCAAGAGCCCTTGCCAATCAGGGTTGCAACATTGTTCCCATCGCCCGTCGCATGGAAAAACTCGAAGAAGTGGCAGCAGAAATCCGCAAGGACTTTGGTGTGGAAGTACTTCCCCTTCGCTGCGACGTTACTGACACGGCTATGGTAAACGACGTCGTTGCCAAGGCTCTGGAACACTTCGGCCGCATTGACATCGTCGTGAACAACGCTGGCACAGGCGCTGTGGCACCGGCAGAAGACATCACCGACGAGCAGTTTGACAACGAGATGCAGATCGACCTTTTCGGCACCTTCAAGGTGGCACGTGCTGCAGCAAAGCAAGCCATGATTCCTGCCGGCTACGGGCGTATCATCAACATTGCATCCATGTATGGCCTTGTGGGCAACAAGATAGCACCCTGCACTCCATATCATGCTGCCAAGGGCGGTGTGGTCAACCTTTCGCGCGGCCTGGCTGCAGAATGGGGTAAATACGGCATCACGGTGAACACCATTTGCCCGGGTTACTTCTGGACACCTCTCACCAAAGACACACTCGAGACAGACTGGTTCAGTGAATATGCAAAGGGTGCCATCCCGGTGGAGCGCTACGGTAAGGAAGGTGAACTCGACAGTACAGTGATTTTCCTTTCTTCGCCTGCGTCAGGCTATGTAAATGGTGTGGCTCTGGCTGTTGACGGGGGCTATACCTGCGTTTAG
- a CDS encoding zinc ribbon domain-containing protein — protein sequence MKTCSHCHALIEDDSKVCSQCGVPVDDMPAALDDQPSEVPPPASPKKKKKRKPINRKVWTRRVIRGLLLLILLGGCYAMAKIMIDNARTEGKELKDAQNKMPEVIKSLEDSLWQTRQIEMQLAAEKAAEDSLKTATGKKEADHVIAKKADLVKRIYRAVTNQRTDNGKYAVFHRNATKRFQQYLESHRESLPTSIYPPDNSFESIKVWNYEDDWYAVTFSNGSGLAFRVVPGGNFYQIDDVTFSVSSASANNADDDGDASSYEN from the coding sequence ATGAAAACTTGTTCTCATTGCCATGCTTTGATAGAGGACGACTCTAAGGTCTGCTCACAGTGTGGTGTGCCCGTAGATGACATGCCTGCTGCTTTGGATGACCAGCCCTCTGAAGTTCCGCCCCCTGCTTCGCCTAAAAAGAAGAAAAAACGTAAGCCCATCAATCGTAAGGTATGGACAAGAAGGGTCATCCGCGGTTTGCTGCTGCTCATCTTGTTGGGCGGCTGCTATGCCATGGCCAAAATCATGATAGACAATGCGCGTACAGAAGGCAAGGAACTGAAAGACGCGCAAAACAAGATGCCAGAGGTGATTAAGTCGCTGGAAGACTCCCTTTGGCAGACCCGCCAGATAGAGATGCAACTGGCGGCAGAAAAAGCCGCTGAAGACTCGCTAAAAACCGCTACGGGCAAGAAAGAAGCAGACCATGTCATAGCCAAGAAAGCGGACCTCGTCAAACGCATCTATCGCGCTGTAACCAACCAACGCACCGACAACGGCAAATATGCTGTGTTCCATCGCAACGCAACAAAGCGCTTCCAGCAATATCTGGAGTCGCACCGCGAGTCGCTTCCCACAAGCATCTATCCGCCCGACAACAGTTTTGAAAGCATTAAGGTCTGGAACTATGAGGATGACTGGTATGCCGTAACCTTCAGCAATGGTAGCGGTCTGGCTTTTCGCGTGGTACCCGGTGGCAACTTTTATCAGATAGACGACGTTACCTTCTCAGTTTCTTCTGCTTCTGCGAACAATGCAGACGACGACGGCGATGCTTCATCTTACGAGAATTAA
- a CDS encoding PorP/SprF family type IX secretion system membrane protein: MIFRRFRILRTLLPAVLLWLGACFVSYAQQEPDYIHYYELEPQFNPATVGKSSQLLINAGFQSHPMGVKQGGSTLFTGANTAFAVQKTRHGVGAYFQNDAIGLFTKQHFAIQYSYQFRLFGGTLNVGAEAEMLNEKVDGSKANLAEGNDLAFPSGEVSGSRFDAGVGVYYQRKNLYVGLSAIHLMAPTINLGETYQMDVKRHYYLTGGYNIKLKNPFFKIAPSCFVRYDGTDIRATITGRLCYEKEDKFIHGGVAYTPQRSVALIVGGRFHGVNLSYSYEAFTSGLGLERGQHEVTLGYSMDLDFGKKGRNLHKSVRWL, from the coding sequence ATGATTTTCAGACGCTTCCGCATATTGCGCACACTTCTTCCTGCCGTATTACTATGGCTGGGAGCATGCTTTGTGTCTTACGCGCAGCAGGAACCTGATTACATCCATTACTACGAACTGGAGCCTCAATTCAACCCCGCCACTGTGGGCAAATCTTCGCAACTGCTCATCAATGCCGGTTTTCAGAGCCACCCGATGGGTGTAAAACAGGGCGGCAGCACACTCTTCACGGGTGCCAACACCGCTTTTGCGGTACAGAAGACGCGTCATGGTGTGGGTGCCTACTTCCAGAACGATGCCATAGGTCTCTTTACCAAGCAACACTTTGCCATTCAGTACAGTTATCAGTTCCGCCTCTTCGGCGGCACGCTGAACGTTGGTGCTGAGGCTGAGATGCTGAACGAAAAGGTTGACGGCTCGAAGGCCAACCTTGCCGAGGGCAACGATTTGGCATTCCCTTCTGGCGAAGTCAGCGGTTCGCGGTTCGATGCCGGCGTGGGCGTGTACTATCAGCGCAAGAACCTCTATGTGGGTCTCTCCGCTATCCACCTGATGGCTCCTACGATAAACTTGGGCGAGACCTACCAGATGGACGTGAAAAGACACTATTATCTGACAGGTGGATACAATATCAAACTGAAAAATCCGTTTTTTAAGATAGCACCTTCCTGTTTTGTGCGTTACGATGGTACAGACATTCGCGCCACAATTACCGGCAGGTTGTGCTACGAGAAAGAAGACAAGTTTATTCATGGCGGTGTGGCATACACTCCGCAGCGTTCGGTGGCTTTGATAGTGGGTGGCCGGTTTCATGGCGTAAACCTGAGTTACAGTTACGAAGCCTTCACTTCCGGTCTTGGTCTGGAACGTGGTCAGCACGAAGTAACCCTGGGCTACTCCATGGATCTGGACTTTGGCAAGAAAGGGCGCAACCTGCATAAGAGCGTCAGATGGTTGTAA
- the porK gene encoding T9SS ring complex lipoprotein PorK/GldK, which yields MKRKSIIYLSIALISMYVLASCASLKGGMSNGGEVTGTRGASVSEPTPYGMVEIKRGFLKTGLEKTDTLWGKNVPARAISVDGFWMDQTEVTNSMYRQFVNYVRDSIIRERLADPTYGGDETFKVEVDKNGDPITPHLDWSRAIPWRKPNEDQERAIESVYKIHPIDGTKMLDASQMNYRYEVFDYEKAALRKYRLNPAERNLNTDIQTDPNAVVMISKDTAYIDDNGTIVRETIERPLSSLYDFVNTYIVNIFPDTTCWVNDFINANNGPYMKLYFSSSAYNDYPVVGVSWEQATAFCNWRTEFLLKGLGGQARYIQRFRLPTEIEWEYAARGKEGNPFPWENQADGENTKNKNGCFYANFKPDRGNYTEDGNLITSRVGTYGANSNGLFDMAGNVAEWTNTVYTEAGVNTMADINPELDYKAAKEDPYALKRKSVRGGSWKDPISYIRSAWRTWEYQNQPRSFIGFRCVRSKATTETGKQKRK from the coding sequence ATGAAAAGAAAATCTATAATTTACCTTTCGATTGCTTTGATTTCAATGTACGTTTTGGCATCATGTGCATCCCTGAAAGGCGGTATGAGCAATGGTGGCGAGGTTACAGGTACACGCGGAGCCTCCGTTTCTGAACCAACTCCCTACGGCATGGTAGAAATAAAGCGCGGTTTCCTCAAGACCGGCCTTGAAAAGACCGACACGCTCTGGGGTAAGAACGTGCCTGCCCGTGCTATCAGTGTTGACGGTTTCTGGATGGACCAGACAGAGGTTACCAATTCGATGTACAGACAGTTTGTGAACTATGTCCGCGACTCCATCATCCGCGAGCGCCTTGCCGATCCCACCTACGGCGGCGACGAGACGTTCAAGGTTGAAGTGGATAAGAATGGCGACCCCATCACACCTCATCTTGACTGGTCGCGTGCCATCCCATGGCGCAAGCCCAACGAGGACCAGGAGCGTGCCATTGAGAGTGTGTATAAAATCCACCCCATCGACGGCACGAAGATGCTCGATGCAAGCCAGATGAACTATCGCTACGAAGTGTTCGACTACGAGAAGGCGGCACTACGCAAATACCGTCTCAATCCTGCTGAGCGCAACCTGAACACTGACATTCAGACCGACCCTAACGCTGTGGTGATGATATCAAAGGACACCGCCTACATTGACGACAATGGCACTATTGTCCGCGAAACCATAGAGCGCCCACTGTCGAGCCTCTACGACTTCGTGAACACCTACATCGTCAACATCTTCCCCGACACCACATGCTGGGTGAACGACTTCATAAATGCCAACAATGGTCCCTACATGAAACTCTATTTCTCCTCCTCGGCTTACAACGACTATCCCGTTGTGGGTGTGAGTTGGGAACAAGCCACGGCGTTCTGCAACTGGCGCACGGAATTCCTGCTGAAAGGTCTGGGCGGTCAGGCACGCTACATCCAACGTTTCCGCCTGCCCACAGAGATAGAATGGGAATATGCTGCCCGCGGCAAGGAAGGCAATCCTTTCCCCTGGGAAAACCAGGCGGACGGTGAGAACACCAAAAACAAGAACGGTTGCTTCTATGCCAACTTCAAGCCCGACCGCGGCAACTACACAGAAGACGGCAATCTCATCACGAGCCGTGTGGGCACATACGGCGCCAACAGCAACGGGCTTTTCGACATGGCAGGCAATGTGGCAGAATGGACCAACACGGTATATACAGAAGCCGGTGTGAATACCATGGCGGACATCAACCCGGAACTGGACTACAAGGCTGCCAAGGAAGACCCGTATGCCCTGAAGCGCAAGAGTGTGCGCGGTGGGTCGTGGAAAGACCCCATCAGTTACATCCGTTCGGCATGGCGCACATGGGAATACCAGAACCAACCCCGCTCGTTCATCGGGTTCCGTTGCGTACGTTCGAAAGCCACAACAGAAACGGGGAAACAAAAGAGAAAATAA
- the porL gene encoding type IX secretion system motor protein PorL/GldL, producing MPRKINFVVRLQHWMDSVPGQTFLNYAYSWGASIVILGALFKLTHLPGGNLMLFIGMGTEVVVFFISAFDRPFDKTEVGKELPPDYQTDEEIAESLRKAEEKKYGIRPVAVDDDDDDDDYDDDDDDDDDVSSTEEVAASAEQTQQPVQVGPAIVVTPAAPQPAAPATPAAISGQTVTVQVPPAPAAEGPAAPQEQPAQPEYLPNTEEAGLSIPKDANAEQLTTIIREANNELLKRAQAVLSPEMEAVTKTYIERLRTLTDTLSKVDQQSARLSQDNEEMERLSRTLTSINSIYELQLKGASAQIVTIDQINEQTHHLVKQIEELNGVYSRMIKALTINANAAGGTTAPQE from the coding sequence ATGCCAAGAAAGATAAATTTCGTAGTCCGCCTGCAACACTGGATGGACAGCGTACCGGGTCAAACGTTCTTGAACTATGCCTACAGTTGGGGTGCTTCTATCGTCATCCTGGGTGCATTGTTCAAACTGACCCACTTGCCCGGCGGTAACCTGATGCTCTTCATAGGTATGGGTACTGAAGTTGTGGTATTCTTCATCTCCGCCTTCGACCGTCCGTTCGACAAGACGGAAGTGGGCAAGGAACTGCCACCTGACTACCAGACCGACGAGGAAATAGCCGAGTCGCTGCGCAAGGCAGAAGAGAAAAAATATGGCATCCGGCCCGTTGCTGTGGATGACGATGACGACGATGATGACTACGACGATGATGATGATGATGACGACGATGTTTCTTCGACCGAAGAAGTTGCCGCTTCCGCCGAGCAGACCCAGCAGCCTGTGCAAGTAGGCCCTGCCATTGTCGTTACGCCTGCAGCACCTCAGCCCGCCGCTCCTGCAACACCTGCAGCCATCAGCGGTCAGACTGTTACCGTTCAGGTTCCGCCTGCTCCTGCCGCAGAAGGCCCTGCTGCTCCTCAGGAACAGCCCGCACAGCCAGAATACCTGCCCAATACCGAAGAAGCCGGTCTGAGCATACCGAAGGACGCCAACGCGGAACAGTTGACTACCATCATCCGCGAAGCCAACAACGAGTTGCTGAAACGCGCACAAGCCGTGCTATCACCTGAAATGGAGGCTGTTACGAAGACCTATATCGAGCGTCTGCGGACTTTGACCGACACCCTATCGAAGGTTGACCAACAGAGTGCACGCCTCTCTCAAGACAACGAAGAGATGGAGCGCCTGAGTCGTACACTGACGAGCATCAACAGTATCTACGAACTGCAACTCAAGGGTGCCAGCGCCCAGATTGTAACCATCGACCAAATCAACGAACAGACCCACCATCTGGTGAAACAGATAGAAGAACTCAATGGTGTATATTCGCGTATGATCAAGGCGCTCACCATCAATGCTAACGCTGCCGGCGGCACCACTGCCCCGCAGGAATAA